A single window of Methanoregula sp. DNA harbors:
- a CDS encoding 30S ribosomal protein S19 gives MAAPRKTQKRMPRRREEFTYRGYKIDELKAMGLTELLPIMPARARRKVVRGLSRGEETLLGKIRDGDQKIRTHLRDMIVLPEMVGRTIEIYTGKEFVKVEFQPESVFHYLGEFALTRKRVTHGSAGIGATRGSKYVPLK, from the coding sequence ATGGCAGCACCCAGAAAGACACAGAAAAGGATGCCCCGGCGGCGTGAAGAGTTCACCTACCGCGGGTACAAGATTGACGAGCTGAAAGCGATGGGGTTGACTGAACTCCTTCCTATCATGCCAGCACGTGCACGCCGCAAGGTGGTACGAGGCCTTTCCCGCGGCGAAGAGACGCTCCTTGGAAAGATCCGCGATGGTGACCAGAAGATCCGGACCCACCTCCGCGACATGATCGTCCTGCCGGAGATGGTGGGAAGGACAATCGAGATTTATACCGGCAAGGAATTTGTAAAAGTTGAGTTCCAGCCGGAGTCGGTTTTCCACTACCTTGGTGAGTTTGCACTGACACGAAAGAGGGTTACCCACGGTTCCGCAGGTATCGGAGCAACGAGGGGCAGCAAGTACGTTCCGCTGAAGTGA
- a CDS encoding ribonuclease P protein subunit, with protein MISVQNILSHELIGLDVLVVAASNPTHIGVNGTIIDETKNMLAIRTVRGFKQIPKRHSIFRIHLPEGRIVEIDGSVISLAPEKRINLQIKRGYHNGTKHRIERPGSKTGMQGR; from the coding sequence ATGATCTCTGTCCAGAACATCCTGTCCCACGAATTGATCGGGCTTGATGTTCTGGTAGTTGCCGCGAGCAACCCCACTCATATCGGGGTGAACGGAACCATCATCGATGAGACAAAAAATATGCTTGCCATCAGGACAGTGCGGGGGTTCAAACAGATCCCCAAACGGCACAGCATATTCCGCATACACCTTCCCGAAGGCCGGATTGTTGAGATCGATGGATCAGTAATCTCGCTGGCTCCTGAAAAGAGGATCAACCTGCAAATCAAAAGAGGATACCATAATGGCACTAAACATAGGATTGAACGTCCCGGCTCCAAAACAGGAATGCAAGGACGTTAA
- a CDS encoding 30S ribosomal protein S3, whose protein sequence is MAVERKFIAEGVRKARVEKYLTKELKRAGYGGMDIARTPLGTQVTIFAEKPGIVIGKGGKLVHQLTQDLAQKYNVESPQIEVQQVANPSFNAQIMAERLANALERGWYFRKAGTSILRRVMDSGALGCQVIIAGKLTGARARTQKFTEGYIKHCGEPSNTIVEKGYAVAIKKLGVIGVQVKIVPAGAKLPDHFEVIEQEKAKPAQKGVVPKAGNDADDEPALPDDIDHVEGR, encoded by the coding sequence ATGGCCGTGGAAAGGAAATTTATCGCAGAAGGTGTCCGGAAAGCCCGCGTGGAGAAGTACCTGACCAAGGAACTGAAGCGTGCGGGATACGGCGGCATGGATATTGCCAGGACTCCGCTTGGAACTCAGGTCACGATCTTTGCGGAAAAACCCGGAATCGTGATTGGGAAGGGCGGAAAGCTGGTCCACCAGCTGACCCAGGACCTTGCCCAGAAGTACAATGTCGAATCCCCCCAGATCGAGGTCCAGCAGGTGGCAAACCCATCTTTTAACGCCCAGATCATGGCGGAAAGGCTCGCAAACGCTCTTGAGCGGGGCTGGTACTTCCGCAAAGCGGGAACCAGCATCCTGCGCCGGGTCATGGACTCCGGTGCACTGGGATGCCAGGTCATTATCGCCGGTAAACTTACCGGTGCACGTGCGAGGACCCAGAAGTTCACCGAGGGGTACATCAAGCACTGCGGTGAACCCAGCAACACAATTGTCGAAAAGGGCTACGCGGTTGCGATCAAGAAACTCGGTGTCATCGGCGTGCAGGTCAAGATCGTCCCCGCCGGTGCAAAACTTCCGGACCACTTCGAGGTCATCGAGCAGGAGAAGGCAAAACCGGCACAGAAGGGCGTTGTCCCTAAAGCCGGTAATGATGCAGACGATGAACCTGCTCTCCCCGATGATATCGATCACGTGGAGGGACGGTAA
- the rpl4p gene encoding 50S ribosomal protein L4, whose product MKAQVKTIEGGVSRDIDLPVMFTEEFRPDLIKKAVMALQSTRRQPHGTYPYAGICSSAVGWGSGRGSSHVPRIKNGSRAAKVPQAKGGREAHPPVVAKVLIKQINQKEKQKAFRSAIAASVQEELVRKRGHLFEGAVPVVFEDKFETLSRTQDVISALTAAGVFQDVERAKESKKVRAGRGKMRGRRYKQRKSLLIVTSGSPLRSARNLAGVDVVTIDQLNVEHLAPGMQAGRLTVWTESALTRLEGR is encoded by the coding sequence ATGAAAGCACAGGTTAAAACCATTGAAGGCGGAGTTTCACGGGATATTGATCTCCCTGTCATGTTCACAGAGGAGTTCCGTCCAGATCTGATTAAAAAAGCGGTCATGGCACTCCAGAGTACCCGCAGACAGCCTCACGGGACATATCCCTATGCAGGTATATGTTCCTCTGCAGTCGGCTGGGGAAGCGGGCGTGGTTCATCGCACGTACCCCGAATCAAGAACGGTTCGCGCGCTGCCAAAGTCCCGCAGGCAAAGGGTGGGCGGGAAGCACACCCGCCGGTTGTTGCAAAAGTGCTCATCAAGCAGATCAACCAGAAGGAAAAACAGAAGGCGTTCCGGTCAGCAATTGCAGCGAGTGTGCAGGAAGAACTCGTCCGCAAACGGGGGCACCTCTTTGAAGGGGCAGTGCCGGTTGTTTTTGAGGACAAGTTCGAGACCCTCAGCCGCACACAGGACGTCATCTCAGCGCTCACCGCAGCCGGTGTGTTCCAGGATGTCGAGCGGGCAAAGGAGAGCAAAAAAGTCCGTGCAGGCAGGGGCAAGATGCGCGGTCGCCGGTACAAGCAGCGCAAGAGCCTGCTCATCGTAACTTCCGGCTCACCCCTGCGTTCCGCACGCAACCTTGCCGGTGTCGATGTCGTAACAATCGACCAACTCAACGTCGAACACCTTGCACCGGGTATGCAGGCAGGAAGGCTCACAGTCTGGACGGAAAGTGCGCTCACAAGGCTGGAGGGGAGATAA
- the rpmC gene encoding 50S ribosomal protein L29 has protein sequence MAIFRAKDVQQLSDVELQEQMGKLRMELVQHYGKVSAGGATENPGHIRELRRTIARMMTEQNRRRTA, from the coding sequence ATGGCGATATTCAGGGCAAAGGATGTCCAGCAGCTTTCTGATGTCGAACTGCAGGAACAGATGGGAAAGCTCCGCATGGAGCTCGTCCAGCATTACGGCAAGGTGAGCGCCGGGGGAGCAACGGAAAACCCCGGGCATATCCGTGAATTACGCAGGACGATTGCCCGCATGATGACCGAGCAGAACCGCAGGAGAACTGCATGA
- a CDS encoding galactose-1-phosphate uridylyltransferase — protein MFTVREIPVMGGGILQERKELYTGLRCKISPERLKRHINLSVHVPADSAGCPFCPDQVLAVTPTFSDKKRVIKGESVTFPNLFPFAQWHTVTVITKAHTVLEFSHRQIADALSAQIETLRRFDGYPSINWNFLPSAGASLVHPHMQALSDRRPSAIAERYLSASKRYRSTHGESYWEAVRRQERGSERYLFGDEILWHAHAVPLGEKEVRGILTLSEIGELENYVEELSNDILTVISLYEKLGTHAFNMALFLDKAGGDHGFCAFCSFISRINPNPLSTSDSAFMERLHLEPVILTLPEDLGRYYRNK, from the coding sequence ATGTTTACGGTTCGGGAGATTCCCGTCATGGGAGGGGGAATACTGCAGGAACGAAAAGAACTGTATACCGGGCTCCGGTGCAAAATAAGCCCTGAACGATTAAAACGCCATATCAACCTGTCTGTTCACGTGCCTGCTGATTCTGCCGGTTGCCCGTTCTGCCCCGATCAAGTCCTGGCCGTTACACCTACATTCTCTGATAAAAAACGTGTAATTAAAGGTGAGAGTGTCACCTTCCCCAATCTCTTCCCGTTTGCCCAGTGGCATACCGTTACGGTGATAACTAAGGCCCACACTGTCCTTGAATTCTCGCATCGCCAGATTGCCGATGCTCTCTCAGCACAGATCGAGACCCTCCGGCGTTTCGATGGATACCCAAGCATCAACTGGAATTTTTTACCATCAGCCGGAGCCAGTCTCGTACACCCCCATATGCAGGCACTCTCTGACAGGCGCCCGTCAGCGATTGCAGAACGGTACCTCAGTGCAAGCAAGCGCTACCGCAGCACCCATGGCGAATCGTACTGGGAGGCTGTCAGAAGACAGGAACGAGGTTCGGAAAGGTACCTTTTTGGGGATGAGATCCTCTGGCACGCCCACGCGGTCCCGTTGGGCGAAAAAGAGGTGCGTGGGATCCTCACGTTATCCGAAATCGGCGAACTTGAGAATTATGTCGAAGAGCTGTCAAATGATATTCTCACAGTGATCTCACTTTACGAAAAACTCGGAACACATGCGTTCAACATGGCACTCTTTTTGGATAAAGCGGGTGGGGATCACGGATTTTGTGCATTTTGCTCGTTTATCTCCCGCATCAACCCGAATCCCCTGTCAACAAGCGATTCGGCGTTTATGGAGCGCCTGCACCTGGAGCCGGTGATCCTGACCCTCCCGGAGGATCTTGGCAGGTACTACAGGAATAAATAA
- a CDS encoding 5,10-methylenetetrahydromethanopterin reductase, whose product MSYGIEFVPGNVNVKQVVNFCKLAESKDIDFAWITNHYNNRHCYPTLAAIAQATSTLKMGPGIMNSFTDTPAAMASFFCTLNEISDGRAVLGIGPGDLSTLPKLAINAEKPVARLEEAVIQIRKLCAGEEVKKSGMKFFDYDGAKLTGVNLPGKKGVPIYIGAQGPKVLELAGKVGDGALINASNPKDFQIAIPIIKKASDAAGKKTFDVGAYTAMSIDQSEKKARNAAKIVAAFIAAGSPPELLTRHGLDLNNVAKIKAALGKFDFKTVGELVGDKEIDAFTIAGTPEMVKAKCADLTKAGVTQIIFGSPLGPDMTNSIRLLGKYVV is encoded by the coding sequence TTGTCATATGGAATTGAATTTGTCCCAGGAAATGTCAATGTGAAGCAAGTTGTCAACTTCTGCAAACTTGCAGAGTCTAAGGACATCGACTTCGCATGGATCACAAACCACTACAACAACCGCCACTGCTACCCCACCCTCGCCGCAATCGCGCAGGCAACATCGACCCTGAAGATGGGTCCGGGTATCATGAACTCATTTACCGACACTCCCGCCGCAATGGCATCCTTCTTCTGCACACTCAACGAAATCTCTGACGGGCGTGCAGTCCTCGGTATCGGCCCCGGTGACCTCTCGACGCTCCCGAAGCTTGCGATCAACGCTGAAAAGCCGGTTGCCCGCCTCGAGGAGGCAGTCATACAGATCCGGAAGCTCTGTGCCGGTGAGGAAGTTAAAAAGTCCGGTATGAAGTTCTTCGATTACGATGGTGCCAAGCTTACCGGTGTCAACCTGCCAGGCAAGAAAGGAGTGCCAATTTACATTGGTGCACAGGGACCTAAGGTTCTTGAACTCGCCGGAAAAGTCGGTGACGGTGCACTGATCAACGCATCCAACCCCAAGGACTTCCAGATCGCCATCCCGATCATCAAGAAGGCAAGCGATGCAGCAGGCAAGAAGACCTTTGATGTCGGTGCATACACTGCGATGTCGATCGACCAGAGCGAGAAGAAGGCACGCAATGCTGCAAAGATTGTTGCAGCATTCATCGCAGCCGGCTCCCCGCCGGAACTGCTCACCCGTCATGGTCTTGACCTCAACAATGTCGCAAAGATCAAGGCGGCACTCGGAAAGTTCGACTTCAAGACGGTCGGAGAACTTGTCGGAGACAAGGAGATTGATGCATTCACCATTGCAGGAACTCCTGAAATGGTCAAGGCAAAGTGCGCAGACCTCACCAAGGCCGGCGTCACCCAGATCATCTTCGGTTCACCACTCGGTCCCGACATGACCAACTCCATCCGCCTCCTCGGCAAGTACGTTGTATAA
- a CDS encoding 50S ribosomal protein L22 yields MARIAYSQKLEGENFARGKANELSISPKHSIEIASYIRHKRINDAIAYLSDVIALKKAIPFRRFNRNVAHKRGLPDKWDAGRYPVKASKAYIRLLESVKKNAEYLGLDAEKLEIVLVTANRGRAQKAFFPRAMGRATPKVRETVNIEIVAKEVA; encoded by the coding sequence ATGGCACGAATTGCATATTCACAAAAACTGGAGGGCGAAAACTTCGCCCGTGGAAAGGCAAACGAGCTTTCCATATCGCCCAAACATTCGATAGAGATTGCCAGTTACATCAGGCACAAGCGGATAAACGACGCGATCGCGTATCTATCCGATGTCATCGCGCTGAAAAAAGCAATCCCGTTCCGGCGGTTCAACCGGAATGTAGCGCACAAACGCGGACTTCCCGACAAATGGGATGCAGGCAGATACCCGGTCAAGGCATCAAAAGCGTACATCCGGCTGCTTGAATCGGTCAAGAAAAATGCAGAATACCTCGGTCTCGATGCAGAGAAACTCGAGATCGTCCTTGTTACTGCAAACCGCGGGAGGGCTCAGAAAGCCTTCTTCCCCCGTGCCATGGGTCGTGCTACCCCTAAGGTTCGTGAAACCGTCAACATCGAGATTGTGGCAAAAGAGGTGGCGTAA
- a CDS encoding tubulin/FtsZ family protein, with amino-acid sequence MRILAIGLGGAGGRIVDVLYRTDRRSSKVVCVQALAVDVDSDSLSQLTGLPESSKIYFPPIDITSPQDSPDTGTSATIDIAEVTARVQTMATGETDAIFICAGLGGAIVDSASHIIAALRSSMVEPIFGLVTLPCLSEGEQCSAKAADDIEMLSPMLDGIILFDNETWYKKIKSKQKTLAHEDEEFAARLGFKKKPDRVLSPVQKMYSLLNDAIVRRISLILRAGEFKADGGIELAEVVLDSGEVLNTMKGMGFITIGYAVEQIPQNPLDFLSKLRPTGFFADEHQKRASRIVELAKQAIYHEISTPCDLTSAHKALVLIAGPSHELSLKGYMTVRKWIDRSIAGLETRSGDYPVTSTRFVAIIIMLTGLENIPRISEIKEIRTQYNQHLEAEQSPGEIAVSSENSGKGPVAASSGTAHRSSVLRDEMISVPKNKIPDKSEEVSPPSLHSRDSVEGSRPEPIKTKPVTVQRQRRLIINKPYEMTPVKGTIPASDKGAPIPVKKILASQQSPHLPDKIPVSLDDRARLKEQERKKIEKELQKQRLMAITGRDTKLDRHLRKIPETGAASNQPMTSDADKAAPKKTDPVPGSRHVIHKKQDSKKIVLQKKGDEASHDNKVPENKTSQKDRESGAETPQNDQTVSIDDWIRQAPTRKKDGIFEQEIFKLKDIPQVVRDDALLHTNLHRERESREKDDIVSDIKLAGRPKENELSSKKQGKKGSGDDDASWVR; translated from the coding sequence ATGCGGATCCTGGCGATTGGCCTTGGCGGGGCAGGGGGGAGAATTGTGGATGTGCTCTACCGCACAGACCGTCGGAGCAGCAAGGTGGTGTGCGTTCAGGCGCTTGCTGTCGACGTCGATTCCGACAGCCTCTCACAACTCACCGGGCTTCCAGAATCGTCCAAGATTTATTTCCCTCCCATCGACATCACCAGTCCGCAGGACTCTCCGGATACCGGGACATCAGCAACCATTGACATTGCAGAGGTGACTGCACGCGTCCAGACAATGGCAACGGGTGAAACCGATGCAATATTTATCTGTGCCGGGCTGGGGGGCGCGATTGTTGACTCTGCATCCCATATTATTGCAGCGCTTCGTTCTTCGATGGTGGAGCCGATCTTCGGGCTTGTCACGCTGCCATGCCTTTCTGAGGGGGAGCAATGCTCAGCAAAAGCTGCAGACGATATTGAAATGCTGTCTCCCATGCTTGACGGGATAATCCTCTTTGATAACGAGACATGGTACAAAAAGATCAAATCCAAGCAGAAAACCCTTGCGCATGAGGATGAGGAGTTTGCAGCACGATTGGGGTTCAAAAAAAAGCCGGACCGGGTACTATCCCCGGTTCAGAAGATGTACTCCCTGCTCAATGATGCCATTGTCAGGAGGATCAGCCTCATACTCCGGGCAGGGGAATTTAAAGCGGACGGGGGGATTGAACTGGCAGAAGTGGTCCTTGATTCCGGTGAAGTCCTGAATACGATGAAGGGTATGGGTTTTATCACCATTGGATATGCCGTTGAACAAATCCCCCAAAACCCCCTGGATTTTCTTTCGAAATTGCGTCCGACCGGTTTTTTTGCCGATGAGCACCAGAAGAGAGCCTCGAGGATCGTGGAACTGGCTAAGCAGGCAATCTACCATGAGATCTCCACGCCCTGTGATCTGACCAGCGCACATAAAGCCCTCGTGCTGATCGCGGGACCCTCCCATGAGCTTTCCCTCAAAGGATATATGACCGTGCGTAAATGGATCGACCGCAGCATTGCCGGACTTGAGACGAGATCCGGCGACTATCCGGTGACCAGCACCAGATTTGTTGCGATCATCATTATGCTGACCGGGCTTGAAAATATTCCACGTATCTCGGAGATCAAAGAGATCCGCACCCAGTATAATCAACACCTTGAAGCGGAACAGTCACCCGGTGAAATTGCGGTCAGCAGTGAGAATTCCGGCAAAGGGCCTGTTGCAGCTTCATCCGGTACGGCTCACCGGTCGTCAGTTCTCAGGGACGAGATGATCTCCGTTCCTAAAAACAAAATACCGGATAAATCTGAGGAAGTTTCCCCCCCATCACTGCATTCAAGGGATTCCGTGGAGGGATCTCGTCCAGAACCAATAAAAACCAAGCCGGTAACCGTCCAGCGCCAGCGCCGTTTAATCATTAATAAACCATATGAGATGACTCCGGTTAAAGGCACCATTCCGGCATCTGATAAAGGAGCGCCAATACCTGTAAAAAAGATACTTGCTTCCCAGCAATCACCCCATTTGCCGGATAAAATTCCGGTGTCTCTGGATGACCGTGCCAGACTCAAAGAGCAGGAGCGAAAAAAGATTGAGAAGGAACTGCAGAAGCAGCGGTTGATGGCAATAACAGGACGGGACACAAAACTGGATCGGCATCTCCGGAAAATACCGGAAACAGGTGCGGCCTCAAATCAGCCCATGACAAGTGATGCTGATAAGGCGGCTCCAAAAAAAACTGATCCGGTCCCGGGTTCACGTCATGTGATCCATAAAAAGCAGGACTCAAAAAAAATCGTGCTTCAAAAAAAGGGTGATGAGGCATCCCACGACAATAAGGTTCCTGAGAATAAGACCTCTCAAAAAGACCGCGAGTCCGGTGCAGAAACCCCGCAAAACGATCAGACCGTTAGTATCGATGACTGGATCCGGCAGGCTCCCACCCGAAAAAAAGATGGGATCTTTGAGCAGGAGATATTCAAGTTAAAAGATATTCCGCAGGTTGTCAGGGATGATGCACTCCTGCATACAAACCTTCATCGCGAACGGGAGTCCAGAGAAAAAGATGACATTGTTTCGGACATCAAACTTGCCGGACGGCCAAAGGAAAACGAGCTATCATCAAAAAAACAGGGAAAAAAAGGGTCTGGTGACGATGATGCCAGCTGGGTAAGATGA
- a CDS encoding 50S ribosomal protein L2 has translation MGHRITTQSRGKGGPTYRAPSHRYKAELRHIGDGSATVNGSVIDIEHDPARNAPIALVRLEDGKKTYMLITEGIGVGAAVAWGADVEVKNGNTLPLENIPTGSYICNIESRPNDGGKFVRSSGVQAIVVDKTSDRVGVRMPSGKTKWFSSQCRATIGIVAGGGRVEKPFVKAGNKHHKMKNTASNWPRVRGVAMNVIDHPFGGGGHQHTGRPKTIARGTSPGRTVGHVAARRTGKSRK, from the coding sequence ATGGGACATCGTATTACAACTCAGAGCAGAGGCAAAGGAGGGCCGACATACCGTGCACCATCCCACCGGTATAAGGCAGAACTCCGGCATATCGGGGATGGCTCTGCCACGGTGAACGGCTCGGTGATCGATATCGAGCACGATCCGGCGCGCAATGCGCCGATAGCACTCGTCAGGCTCGAAGACGGAAAAAAGACATACATGCTTATCACAGAAGGCATTGGTGTCGGGGCAGCCGTCGCATGGGGTGCGGATGTTGAAGTAAAGAATGGCAACACCCTGCCCCTTGAGAATATCCCGACAGGCTCGTATATCTGCAACATCGAATCCCGGCCAAACGATGGCGGCAAGTTCGTCCGCTCCTCCGGAGTGCAGGCAATCGTTGTCGACAAGACCTCCGACCGTGTCGGCGTCCGGATGCCGAGCGGCAAGACAAAATGGTTCAGTTCCCAGTGCCGGGCGACCATAGGCATTGTTGCAGGCGGGGGACGCGTTGAGAAACCGTTCGTAAAAGCCGGCAACAAGCACCATAAGATGAAAAATACCGCGTCCAACTGGCCCCGCGTTCGCGGGGTTGCAATGAACGTGATCGACCACCCGTTCGGTGGTGGCGGTCACCAGCACACCGGTCGCCCCAAGACGATCGCACGCGGCACATCTCCCGGAAGGACGGTAGGACACGTGGCTGCACGCAGGACAGGTAAGAGCAGGAAGTGA
- a CDS encoding 50S ribosomal protein L3, which produces MPKINRPRRGSLAYSPRTRAKSPIPRYQSWPAYDGAPILQGFAGYKVGMTHVIMVDDHKDSPTEGKEIMVPVTVIEVPAMKIAAIRAYSRDTYGKHALTEVWSEQLDDVLGRRITLPKDYNPENARKALTDAIAAGKVAELHAVMYTQPVTLTGVPKKVPDLMEIKVAGGAIDKQFEFVMGLLGKEVNLTNVIQIGTYADITAITTGKGTQGAVKRWGIMLRKRKHSRGKKERHIGTLGPWNPHHVRWEVPQMGQMGFQQRTEFNKRILKIGENGSEITPAGGFLHYGVLNSPYVLIKGSIPGPAKRLVRIRPAIRQGEHIVRMPTVQHVSVQSKQG; this is translated from the coding sequence ATGCCAAAGATTAACAGACCACGCAGGGGTTCGCTTGCATACAGCCCGAGAACACGTGCAAAGAGCCCGATCCCCAGATACCAGTCATGGCCTGCCTACGATGGTGCGCCTATTCTGCAGGGGTTTGCCGGCTATAAAGTAGGTATGACGCATGTGATCATGGTGGACGACCATAAGGACAGTCCTACTGAGGGCAAAGAGATCATGGTGCCTGTTACCGTGATCGAGGTCCCTGCCATGAAGATCGCAGCAATCCGTGCCTATTCACGGGATACGTATGGAAAGCATGCGCTGACCGAAGTCTGGTCGGAGCAGCTCGACGACGTGCTCGGCCGCCGAATCACCTTGCCAAAGGACTATAACCCCGAAAATGCCAGAAAGGCGCTCACCGATGCAATCGCGGCAGGAAAAGTCGCGGAACTCCATGCTGTCATGTACACCCAGCCGGTCACCCTCACAGGAGTGCCCAAAAAAGTGCCCGACCTCATGGAGATCAAGGTTGCCGGGGGGGCGATCGACAAGCAGTTCGAATTTGTCATGGGCCTGCTCGGAAAAGAGGTGAACCTGACAAATGTTATCCAGATCGGAACATATGCAGATATCACCGCGATCACAACCGGAAAGGGGACGCAGGGTGCAGTAAAGCGCTGGGGCATCATGCTGCGCAAGCGCAAACACTCCCGCGGGAAAAAGGAGCGGCACATCGGCACACTCGGCCCGTGGAACCCGCACCACGTCCGCTGGGAAGTCCCGCAGATGGGGCAGATGGGGTTCCAGCAGCGCACCGAATTCAACAAGCGCATCCTGAAAATCGGGGAGAACGGAAGCGAGATTACACCAGCCGGAGGTTTCCTCCACTATGGTGTGCTCAACAGCCCGTATGTCCTGATCAAGGGGTCCATCCCGGGCCCCGCCAAGAGACTGGTGCGTATCCGTCCCGCAATCCGGCAGGGCGAACATATTGTCCGAATGCCTACGGTCCAGCACGTGAGCGTCCAGAGCAAACAGGGGTGA
- a CDS encoding F420-dependent methylenetetrahydromethanopterin dehydrogenase, with protein sequence MVVKVGVAKLGNIASGVMAELLLDERADREDMQTFMATSGTKLQPEDIDRVVSNMKAWKPDFCIVVSPNGVLPGPTGAREALAAAGIPCIVITDDVTTKKEWEGIKASKFGYIIMKADAMIGARREFLDPVEMADYNGNLVKVLALTGAFRKLQQGIDKVIDQVKAGKKGDALELPKIIMTTDKAVDGEFTNPYALAKARAAYEIATAVAMVNVKGCFMTKEWEKYIPIVASAHEMMKVAAVLCDEAREIEKGCDGVIRKPHKKDGVIVSKNKLVAKFE encoded by the coding sequence ATGGTTGTTAAAGTCGGAGTTGCCAAATTAGGCAATATTGCAAGCGGTGTAATGGCCGAACTGCTCCTTGATGAGAGAGCAGACCGTGAAGATATGCAGACATTCATGGCAACGAGCGGTACAAAGCTCCAGCCGGAGGATATTGACCGTGTCGTATCCAACATGAAGGCATGGAAACCGGACTTCTGTATTGTTGTTTCCCCAAATGGTGTGCTTCCCGGCCCAACCGGTGCACGCGAGGCGCTTGCCGCAGCAGGTATTCCCTGCATCGTCATCACCGATGATGTGACCACCAAGAAGGAATGGGAGGGCATCAAGGCAAGCAAGTTCGGCTACATCATCATGAAAGCCGACGCCATGATCGGTGCCCGCAGAGAGTTCCTCGATCCCGTCGAGATGGCAGACTACAACGGCAACCTTGTGAAGGTTCTCGCCCTCACCGGTGCCTTCCGCAAGCTTCAGCAGGGAATTGACAAAGTCATCGATCAGGTCAAGGCAGGTAAGAAGGGCGATGCCCTTGAGCTCCCCAAGATTATCATGACCACAGACAAGGCAGTCGACGGCGAGTTCACCAACCCTTACGCACTTGCAAAAGCACGCGCTGCCTATGAGATTGCAACAGCAGTCGCAATGGTCAATGTAAAGGGATGCTTCATGACCAAGGAATGGGAGAAGTACATCCCGATCGTTGCCAGTGCGCACGAGATGATGAAAGTTGCAGCAGTACTCTGTGATGAAGCCCGCGAGATTGAGAAGGGATGCGATGGCGTAATCCGCAAGCCGCACAAGAAAGACGGCGTGATCGTATCCAAGAACAAACTCGTCGCAAAATTCGAGTAA
- a CDS encoding Tfx family DNA-binding protein: MKDGLLTERQMEVLRYRKQGLTQQQIADIIATSKANVCTIEKSAMENIRRAKETLDFLYTLDSTHLCTIPSGTDLFDVPILIFSEAEKINIKVKYDTISLINHMRESRPKSYKGRSLSENIDVYITNTGDIYFG; the protein is encoded by the coding sequence ATGAAAGACGGGTTACTCACCGAACGGCAGATGGAGGTGTTGAGGTACCGCAAACAGGGATTGACCCAGCAGCAGATCGCCGACATCATTGCTACCTCAAAGGCAAATGTCTGTACAATCGAAAAATCTGCAATGGAAAATATCCGCCGGGCAAAGGAAACACTTGATTTCCTGTACACACTCGACTCGACTCATCTCTGTACAATTCCTTCCGGCACCGATCTCTTTGATGTGCCCATATTGATCTTCTCAGAAGCGGAGAAGATAAATATCAAGGTAAAATACGATACGATATCACTCATCAACCATATGAGGGAGTCCCGCCCGAAAAGCTACAAAGGACGGTCACTTTCGGAAAATATCGATGTGTACATTACCAATACCGGGGATATTTATTTCGGATAA
- a CDS encoding 50S ribosomal protein L23, which produces MILKYPFVTEKAMVLLENQSKLQFLVRREATKTQIKREIEKAFDQKVTSIRTLMNTHGEKKAIVSFENEKAAEEILSRLGIM; this is translated from the coding sequence ATGATCCTCAAGTATCCATTTGTCACGGAAAAGGCAATGGTCCTGCTCGAGAACCAGAGTAAACTCCAGTTCCTTGTCCGCAGGGAAGCGACCAAGACCCAGATCAAGCGCGAGATCGAGAAAGCGTTCGACCAGAAAGTGACCAGCATCCGCACCCTCATGAATACCCATGGGGAGAAAAAAGCGATCGTGAGTTTCGAGAACGAAAAAGCCGCAGAGGAGATCCTCAGCCGGCTCGGTATTATGTAG